In a single window of the Chondrocystis sp. NIES-4102 genome:
- a CDS encoding TPR domain protein encodes MENSAPKSSVIIMTGMHRSGTSLTASLLQKAGLQIGDRLMGSANGNVKGHFEDLDFVEFHQNVLQSQGISVAGWTEQQQIQVQAQYLASAQGLISDRAHLPIWGWKDPRTTLFLDFWLSLLPEAKYVFLYRSPWEVTDSLFRRGDVIFLNNPNFAVRQWCNYNQAILDFYQHHSEQCILIEISSVISNQNCLIDLIREKFGWELHSPESVYEPALFNANSDTYYRQALVTKFFPDAIDIYQQLQQCADIQPPILEAPPGIDLTCNSWILQDWIDLKQITKQKQQAEKQLAEINQQLETVKGELAQANQQVEAVRGEVAQANQQIEAVTRDRDRQIAELNDQSQQQLKKATTKFQQQLTQATTKFEQQIEELNNQSQQQLQIAQMEAQQLKLLIVAMESSKFWQLRRRWLDMRQKLNLSTMDTLYQNYLLSTQDSLAVSNVVAPAITVIDGIPVSDNPQYQKWLNKNYPKPAKLRKLKSLVTQLTYQPLISIIVPVYNAPESFLRQAIESVIEQVYENWELCLADDCSTNLNIRLILEEYALKDERIKVTFRAENGHICQTSNSALEIATGEYIALLDHDDLLPPHALATVVELLNQHPKADFIYSDEDKVDADNIHKDPFFKPDWCPDSFLARMYTCHLGVYRRSLVEEIGGFRVGFEGSQDYDLVLRITEKTENIYHIPDVLYHWRIHLQSTAADSNVKPYAEVAAQKAIAEALERRDEAAIVTPAKFPGVYTVRYKIRKTSLVSIIIPTKDLAEALEVCLKSIFSKTTYPDYEVIVIDNGSREAKTFKCFDYWQQQESDRFKVYKYDVPFNYSEINNYGVSKAEGDYLLFLNNDTEIITPDWIEGMVEQAQRKSIGAVGCLLLYPDNTIQHAGVVLGIGGVAGHSHKHLPLNQPGYISQAVSVNNYSAVTAACLMCRRSVFEEVGGFEAELAIAFNDVDFCLKIISHGYRNIYLPHVVLYHYESKSRGYENTPAKQARFAGEIKYMKQKWQKLCDRDPCYNPNLTKSYEDYSLNI; translated from the coding sequence ATGGAAAATTCTGCCCCTAAGTCGTCGGTAATTATCATGACGGGAATGCACCGTTCTGGAACATCTTTAACTGCATCGTTATTACAAAAAGCAGGACTTCAGATAGGCGATCGCTTGATGGGGAGTGCTAATGGTAATGTTAAAGGACATTTTGAGGATCTCGATTTTGTGGAATTTCATCAAAATGTTTTACAATCTCAAGGTATTAGTGTTGCAGGTTGGACAGAACAACAGCAAATTCAAGTACAAGCGCAATATTTAGCTTCAGCGCAAGGTTTGATTAGCGATCGCGCTCATTTACCTATTTGGGGTTGGAAAGATCCTAGAACCACTTTATTTTTAGACTTTTGGTTAAGTTTATTACCAGAAGCGAAGTATGTTTTTCTCTATCGTTCACCTTGGGAAGTAACAGACTCTCTCTTTCGTCGTGGAGATGTGATTTTTCTCAATAATCCTAATTTTGCCGTACGTCAGTGGTGTAATTATAATCAGGCGATTTTGGATTTTTATCAGCATCATTCGGAGCAATGTATCTTAATAGAAATTAGCAGCGTTATTAGTAATCAAAATTGTCTTATTGATCTAATTAGAGAAAAATTTGGCTGGGAATTACACTCACCTGAATCTGTATATGAACCTGCTTTATTTAATGCTAATAGTGATACTTATTACCGTCAGGCTTTAGTTACTAAGTTTTTTCCCGACGCTATAGATATCTATCAGCAATTACAACAATGTGCAGACATTCAACCTCCAATTTTAGAAGCACCACCAGGAATTGATTTAACTTGTAATTCTTGGATTTTACAAGATTGGATTGATTTAAAACAAATAACCAAACAAAAACAGCAAGCCGAAAAACAGTTAGCCGAAATAAACCAGCAACTTGAAACAGTTAAAGGGGAACTAGCCCAAGCAAACCAACAAGTTGAAGCAGTAAGAGGGGAAGTAGCCCAAGCAAATCAACAAATTGAAGCGGTAACTCGCGATCGCGATCGCCAAATAGCAGAGTTAAATGATCAATCTCAGCAGCAACTAAAAAAAGCCACAACTAAGTTTCAGCAGCAATTAACCCAAGCCACAACTAAGTTTGAACAACAAATAGAAGAGTTAAATAATCAATCTCAGCAACAGTTACAAATAGCTCAAATGGAAGCACAACAACTCAAGCTTCTAATTGTAGCAATGGAAAGTAGTAAGTTCTGGCAATTACGACGACGTTGGCTAGATATGAGGCAGAAACTGAATTTATCCACAATGGATACTTTATATCAGAATTATCTTCTTTCGACTCAAGATAGCCTAGCGGTTAGTAATGTTGTTGCCCCTGCTATTACCGTTATTGATGGCATTCCCGTTAGTGATAACCCTCAATATCAGAAATGGCTCAATAAAAACTATCCTAAACCTGCTAAACTGCGAAAACTTAAAAGCTTGGTTACTCAATTAACTTATCAACCTTTGATTAGTATCATTGTACCAGTTTATAATGCTCCTGAAAGTTTTTTACGCCAAGCAATAGAATCAGTAATAGAACAGGTATATGAAAATTGGGAATTATGTTTAGCAGATGACTGTTCGACAAACCTCAATATTCGCCTAATTTTAGAAGAGTACGCCCTTAAAGACGAGAGAATCAAGGTAACTTTTCGTGCCGAAAATGGTCATATTTGTCAAACATCCAATTCCGCATTAGAAATTGCTACAGGAGAATATATAGCCCTGTTGGATCACGATGATCTATTACCTCCCCACGCTTTAGCTACCGTTGTAGAACTGCTTAATCAACATCCCAAAGCAGATTTTATCTATTCCGATGAAGATAAAGTAGATGCAGACAATATTCATAAAGATCCTTTCTTCAAGCCAGATTGGTGTCCAGATTCATTTTTAGCAAGGATGTATACCTGTCATTTAGGGGTATATCGGCGATCGCTAGTTGAGGAAATTGGTGGGTTTAGAGTGGGTTTTGAAGGTAGCCAAGATTACGATCTGGTGCTGCGAATTACGGAAAAGACCGAAAACATATATCATATTCCAGATGTACTTTACCACTGGCGGATTCATTTACAATCAACGGCTGCCGACTCCAATGTTAAACCCTATGCGGAAGTAGCTGCCCAAAAGGCGATCGCCGAAGCATTAGAACGTCGAGACGAAGCTGCTATAGTAACTCCTGCTAAGTTTCCTGGGGTGTATACAGTACGCTATAAAATTAGGAAAACAAGCTTAGTTAGTATTATTATCCCCACCAAAGATTTAGCGGAGGCTTTAGAAGTTTGTCTTAAATCAATATTTAGCAAAACCACCTATCCAGATTACGAAGTAATTGTAATTGATAATGGAAGTAGGGAGGCAAAAACCTTTAAATGCTTTGATTATTGGCAACAACAAGAAAGCGATCGCTTTAAAGTGTATAAGTATGATGTGCCGTTTAACTATTCCGAGATCAATAACTATGGAGTAAGCAAAGCCGAAGGAGATTATCTACTCTTTCTTAATAATGATACAGAAATAATTACCCCAGACTGGATCGAGGGGATGGTAGAACAAGCCCAAAGAAAATCTATAGGTGCAGTGGGTTGTTTACTACTTTATCCCGATAATACCATTCAGCACGCAGGGGTAGTTTTAGGTATTGGAGGGGTGGCAGGGCATAGCCATAAACATTTACCCCTAAATCAACCTGGATATATATCTCAAGCAGTATCGGTTAATAACTATTCGGCAGTTACCGCAGCTTGTCTAATGTGTCGTAGATCAGTATTTGAAGAAGTAGGGGGATTTGAAGCAGAACTAGCGATCGCTTTTAATGATGTGGATTTTTGCTTAAAAATTATTA